A region from the Candidatus Thorarchaeota archaeon genome encodes:
- a CDS encoding winged helix-turn-helix domain-containing protein, producing MESSPAARISIEDMLSSRGRIKILKELAFSEELNISEICRRVGLNHSTTKSHLSVLVQSGLVEEKIFGRIKIYRYKIEDLRARSFRALLDLWES from the coding sequence ATGGAATCGTCGCCAGCTGCTCGAATTTCTATTGAAGATATGCTCTCTTCTCGTGGGCGAATTAAGATTCTCAAGGAATTAGCTTTTTCAGAAGAATTGAACATCTCCGAGATTTGTCGGCGTGTTGGTCTAAATCACAGTACTACAAAATCACATCTTTCCGTTCTTGTTCAATCAGGTTTAGTAGAAGAGAAGATCTTCGGGCGGATTAAGATATATCGCTATAAAATTGAAGACTTGCGTGCACGTTCTTTCAGGGCTTTGTTGGATTTATG
- a CDS encoding ORC1-type DNA replication protein, whose product MTDKFIDFVEDELSRDSVFKREQVLSIDYVPESLPHREDEQRVLARSFKTLIKSPGSTSPRLIIEGPVGTGKTAVTKRFADQLVKVAQRRGIRLHSLHINCRVNKSIYLVYLRMLREFKPSFPRRGHSPHEILQILVEVLDAEDRYLLLILDELDYFIRHAGPDILYDLTRLMDDRLNAPQRLAVIGVGRDIPLATMLDRSTLSTLQQNILHFSKYSSSQLYDILKERVDQAFVESAVMNETIQLICDIAAERGDARYAIELLWRAGKQADREGASVVIPDYVRQAKADTHPELRKEVFATLPLHNRLLLLAAARLLKESRDAYVMTGTIEDMYHSICEEYGEEPRSHTQVWEWVQDLAAHGLIDAKRSGVGLRGQTTLVGLSDVPAEMLERFLQQLIESKSGVV is encoded by the coding sequence ATGACAGACAAGTTCATTGACTTTGTAGAAGACGAGCTAAGTCGTGATAGTGTCTTCAAGAGAGAGCAGGTACTATCTATTGATTATGTGCCTGAAAGCTTACCGCATCGTGAAGACGAGCAGCGTGTTCTTGCACGAAGTTTTAAGACGCTGATTAAATCTCCTGGGTCAACAAGTCCACGTCTTATCATTGAAGGTCCTGTGGGTACAGGGAAGACGGCCGTGACTAAGCGTTTTGCTGATCAGCTCGTTAAGGTTGCGCAACGTCGCGGAATTCGCTTACACAGTCTTCATATTAATTGTCGTGTGAATAAAAGCATCTATCTTGTCTATCTTCGAATGCTACGTGAATTCAAACCAAGCTTTCCTAGGCGCGGACATTCACCACATGAAATACTTCAGATTTTAGTAGAAGTCTTGGATGCCGAAGACAGATATTTGCTGCTAATACTTGACGAACTTGATTATTTTATTCGTCATGCAGGGCCTGACATATTATATGATCTTACAAGATTAATGGATGACCGCTTAAATGCTCCACAGCGTCTTGCAGTAATTGGAGTCGGTCGTGATATCCCTCTTGCAACTATGCTCGATCGGAGCACTCTAAGTACGCTCCAACAAAACATACTGCACTTCAGCAAATATAGTTCTAGTCAACTCTATGATATTCTCAAAGAGCGTGTTGATCAAGCATTTGTAGAATCCGCAGTTATGAATGAAACTATTCAGCTTATCTGTGATATTGCAGCAGAACGGGGAGATGCACGTTATGCAATTGAGCTTCTATGGCGTGCGGGGAAGCAAGCTGATAGGGAGGGCGCCTCAGTTGTGATTCCTGATTATGTTCGCCAAGCCAAAGCTGATACGCACCCCGAATTAAGAAAGGAAGTCTTTGCTACACTTCCATTACATAATCGTCTGCTGCTTCTAGCCGCAGCTCGTCTTCTCAAAGAGAGTCGTGATGCTTATGTTATGACCGGCACTATTGAAGATATGTACCATTCAATTTGTGAGGAATATGGTGAGGAGCCTCGTTCCCATACTCAAGTATGGGAGTGGGTACAAGATTTAGCCGCTCATGGTTTAATTGATGCCAAACGCTCTGGAGTTGGTCTTAGGGGTCAGACCACTCTAGTTGGCTTATCCGATGTTCCTGCTGAAATGCTTGAGCGTTTTCTTCAGCAATTAATAGAATCTAAATCAGGGGTGGTGTAA